The genomic window ctcacctccctCATCCAAACTCCTACCTaactaaacaaatttgaaaagagtCTACTAGAGCTGCCTTCGAAGAACATTCCAAAAACGAATTAATGTTGGTTCATTATTAAGTTGTCTGAAAAGTGCataggaaaatatttgtaattttaagttttatacaaaactcaGACAAATACTTTAGGTAGTCGGTAAAAATAAGATCATGCTGAAATAAAagggaaaatatataactactaACTGGTCTGATACGTATGATTACATATTAAGAGCTCCTAAATGAAACCAAATTCATgcagatttaaattataaactatcgTTCAAAATGTTTAAGCATAAAAAAGtagatatacatttaaataacataatagaaaataattttaaacaatcatgattttagaatttatataacaattttgattacttttatatatgaaaaatctgaaaatgaaacttcatttaatgagatctaagactttcacgagttttattcatttaaatgaagctaatatatttcggatatactacgcgtattttattatttaaaaactacataatcccgacgtttcggttacttttcagcaaccgtgatcacgggcagacgagatgtgaatgtctgtcgggattatgtagttttaaaataataaaatccgcgtagtataaccgaaatatattagtttcatttaaatgcaacttcatttctttaattaatataaacatttacaaaaccTTTACTCgtaatgtttctttatatcatatacatacatattttaaaaataatttaaacttaaagagtatatgtataaaattttgttaaaataatattatttgaatcaaATCACTGTGGCTATGAGCACGATGTTGTATCAGAGTCACTTAAATCAGAGCGAATATATTGTAGTTCAAGAATTTTGGATGATCAAAAGAGTATGGAACTGGGTTGATTAATTCCTAATGaacattaatacttttaatattatataaaaaacaatctttttttttctttaaattataatataactttttttagttcatggcttttaaatattaagctataatttaaatcgtgTCTCTCAATGTCATAACTAGTTTCTTAGGATAGTATGGTTACAATGTAGGTAACAAAAATTGTTCTAATTCCTAATATACATATCAGCGCTAGCAGCACTAACGATGGATAGCATAACAGAAACTTGTGGcttcataattattgttataagtgAAACGAAATCAGTCTGTTTAAAAGGTGAATAGaactatttttgaattttggtATAGATACGACGTTTGGATGAATGACAGTTGAGTTCAGTGAGTGCGGACCATGGAAAATAGAACCTACCAGAAATACAAGGATAATCAGaggaattgaagtttcatttttaaatatcatggaatgatataaattatctgtAATAAGTGACGTTAGCAGCTAAAAACaacgaatttgtattaaatccgacACACATACTAATCACTATAAGCCTATAAGTTCAGTATAACCCATCAAATATGCCATAAATCTGGATGcctatatatatctatattcaATACATACAAATGACTGTTAGCTAACAAATGTCAAACAAGTTATTCTAGGACACGAAACCACATTCACAGAAATGAGGGTAGtcgtaaaatattgttataacgtCGCTGCCTGAAGTTATTAAGGAAATACTATGACATAAgacattattgttaaataaccgctatttatattatagtaaacatgtaatgtttattaccAACGATGTGATAAGCAGAATTTACTAGATATCAATGCATATCAAAGCGTACAAAACGtatagtatgtatgtatgtttagtGACGGttactaaacatattttatataaccacttttataatataattacaggaAGCGGATACATTACGGaagaaaatttactattaaaatgacatttgatGTGTtgcttcataaaaaaatttaaacccaATATCTGGAgtgcttttttatatattacacttttatttaattgagtatttttctttcatcttCTCTTCTTGGATCTaaggaataaaattacttatgttTTAAggacttatatatatactatactgACTCCCTGGAACGAATAGCaggccgtgtgaaccagaataTTCCTGATGTCACACAAGAAATGGTATgacattgctatcctaacatcaaAGCAAACATGTAGCCTTAGATAAAggttatatgttttaatatgtaattcatattttaataaacaaaaggcAAATTTTCTAGTTAAACGCAGCCTATATAACTGGCGTAATTTTAATTGGACATCCCttgaatattttctatgtcATGAACTGccaaatataatgattataaaatgggTTTTATGTCAAATGATAATAAGTTCTTACTCAGTACCATCAACTAAACGACCCGTGATATTCAACCTTGTATAAGTAAAGTTAATCTTTAACACTCACGACCCCGACACGATTTTCATAACGGAAGGtataaagttacattttatgagtaaaaaaatatgtaatataatacaaaaccagaacaaattttaaagctaaatacatataaatcttaaagaaataaaactgtgAAAGATTTTACGTTATGCActcacatatttaattaatattttctgtccATTGTTGgaattgtcatttttattacagtgtCTTTAACCGGCTTGAAGGGGTGAAGGCcataaagtaattattgaaataaaaaatattttttgtgatgaATATTGCcacaaacaaaagaaaaatttaaaatatttcaaacttattacCTTATTTGTCACACCTAATTATATATAGGCGAGATTCATATTATTTGCGTTATTTATAGGTAATTAAGGGCAGTTAAAATTATCAGGGGTCACCTAAGTAATCACATGTATAGCCTGTGCAAGTGAAGTCACAACAATGAgtattggtataaatagaggcgagggtacgttttaaatacattctCATTTGAACCGTTGCAGCAGACCACTTCGATTTAAAAGGGTTTGTCAGATGATTTACAAGATTTCCTTCAAAAGCTTGATAGACTGACGATGATAAAGAAATTTACGCTTATAAAAACTGTGACGTCAGTAATGACgtcatagtttttataaataatactggaTCAATTAAATccatcatatataataaatttttaggcATTATTGCCACTGATATCTTAAACtttcgcaagtattcatttaaataaaaataatattttcgaatgTACCTACAacgcgttttttttattatctcgtCTGTACGTGATGACGGTTGtcgtaaagtaaccgaaacgccgagagtatgtatttaaaatgataaaaaatgctCAGTAAATccggaaatattagttttacataatgagatctaagattttcgcgagtattctttgaaataaaactaatatttttgggattTACTACgccttaataattatttttaataacaatctccctttttttttaattacttcccAGAGCCAGAGACGTGTATCAAGATACGATATTGGCAATCATTTTAAGatgaaaaattcaataatatttacgtatttcatacaatcatcaaaattatatactttttaatattgattttattattttatattaatcaattctgtataataaattttaccaaCAGACGAAAAGGTCAAATTCCTCTCGGGTTTGACGTTTTAgtcattttatgttttgtatgtGGCGTTATAGCTCCTAGAGCAATCTACAGATTTCGATGCAATTCTTTTTCTTTGAAAGCCAGTTCCCTTGTAATGGTTCCTAGgtgttttagaaataattttactatgacacatttgtttgaaatttaggacaatttgtgtaattaatcacatttaattatagtCACGCTATCAATTCGgcttttttctaaataacatttatcaaattttcaaGACGACTCATtactaaaacaaaactaaagaaCTAAATCACCTTCGATGTAACAATATTAGTACAaaactaaatgtatttattaaagcaaataaattcatataaaatcgtttattgtcattaataaagatttagtAAAAGTGTAAAATTTCTCTTTCTTAGTCTTTTTTTGAACCCAAAGTGTGCTTACGGTTTTCCGCTTTCTCGGTAATTTTATCAGTTATGGCCCTAATTCTGTCAAAGTCgtgattgtttttaattcccaacaaataaaattcgtaTAATTTCTTATCGTGACCGTAGTAAACCGCGAAAACTCCTTCTAAGCCAAAAGCTGTCGGCATCGATTCCGAGCTGAAATCCAAAAAATACTTCTCACTTGTTCCATTCACGTGGAGCATATAAACCGAATTATCGCATACAAGGGCAACAGAATCAGACAAAAAGAACGGTGGTCGAATGAGCCTAACCGACTTGGGGTTTTCCGGGAGGTTCTGAGCTCGTACGAGTCCATCACcagtttttatgaatatttcgtttttaGAGTTGTAATAATAGATCACTCCTTCATCATCCACCACCATGTTTACAGCGTCTTCTATTTCCTTAACAGCTTCTTTTTTCTCGCCGTTATTTGTGACTTTGTACAGCTTGTGATCATCGCTTATAAAGTGAATCGTTTTTCCAGTTTCATCAGTTACAATACTTACAATGCCGTCTGttattggtccgtatttttctGCGGAGTCTTTTTCAACATTGTAAACATACAACCCATCGCTCGCAccgaaaaatactaatttattatcatttgtgGAAGAAGCTGCAGTTCTGCCTGTTGGAAGGatcatttttgtttcattgttCTTAAATCTGTATAGCCCTTTATAATCGTATTTGCCATCTTTGACGTCGGCCTCCACAAAGAAAACGGTCACGTCTTTGAGACTATTATCCGGATCACTCTTGCTGTCAGAATTTCCAAAATTTATAGCATTTAAAGGTACAATAATGTCAACTATGTCATGTTCCGCTTCGTATCTTAAAAAAGCTTTATCGTACACTTCTTTTGGTATAACAAAAGTCTCTTCATCAGACAAACAGACGTCCACCAGACATAATGCTATGATTATTAGcaactttttcatttttaagtctgtaaaataaaagattttatagaacatacaactaaaatttattattaactaaagTTTTCCTATAAGGTTTATGCTTTTTAAACTAGATAAGAAACAAATCAACAAATTAGAGCTTTTTTCTAAAAGAGAAGCTTGCttgaaagaaaaattctaaatatgtattcaatattttaaacactttcgttaaatatgaataaacgTATTTATCGCTCAAACTTAAGACtaacttaattaaaagaaatatattatgtgtaaattaaattctaacaaaatatataacattgagaaaaaagtataaatttacaCTCCAAAGagtataagataaataaaatattttgtacgtaCCCACCTAAGATTGTGGTATCACAGTATCCTTATCTTGACGTCTCCGATATCACTTAATAGGTTTAACTTAAAACTCTCtgtcctttatatatatgttctaaaagtgataattatttaattattattgacctTTGACATAAGATAATATCTAGGTGACCGCTAGAAGGTTTTCATTGAATTCGCTAGGTCAATGTTATAAACGACCCTTTGTATGTATCTAATACAATAAGTCCGGTACTGAAGTTTAAGatgcaaaaattaatttccttttGAAGAGCATTCTGTGGATAATTTGTACCAACTATCGAAATattgtctataaaataaatccattGAAGATGTTTCCTATGTAAgcttagtttaaataattccataaaaacttaaatatgtaatgaccattgaaaataaaacgtaattcAGTAAGTTGAAAACATGTTATAACTTTCACAAATTAATCatgattttgtttctttttgtaaACTGATAGATCAATATCCAGCGTTATTACTTGACTAATAATCACTTCGAAGAcaagcaaaatatttcttttcatttttatgcCACAAGGAAACAAATAATCATtggtatatataaatcaaaagttGCATTAAGAGAGCGCATTTCTACTTAATCACTGGTGAgtgtaacaattaatatatatatatactagttcTTCCCGTGATTTtcgtttgatatatttaatagatattaattatggTTCCCGAATTTGGAACCGTTGAGTCTTAGCTCGATGGGttttatctttctttttattttagagcTTCCTGAAAACGATTTTAAGTTGCGTTTCAggttttctttttcttcaCTAAAAGAAACTTCTTCATAATATAGTGACAGAATGCAATGAtgctgtttaatttaattatctaaacACTTTAGAATAATACTGAGATAATTGATAGAAACTGTTTAGTATGAACACTAAAATCTTATGTTCTGCCttgtttcttattaaaacaagTCTTAGATTTGTTAGTCTATTTTTAGTGCAAATCGAAAATACGTGTAAATTTGGCACATTAGCATTATacctaaatacatataaaaagttatagctatacagtttatttacaatttaaaaatctagtcactgaatattattttatatataataatttattactttagtaa from Danaus plexippus chromosome 27, MEX_DaPlex, whole genome shotgun sequence includes these protein-coding regions:
- the LOC116775549 gene encoding uncharacterized protein LOC116775549, which produces MKKLLIIIALCLVDVCLSDEETFVIPKEVYDKAFLRYEAEHDIVDIIVPLNAINFGNSDSKSDPDNSLKDVTVFFVEADVKDGKYDYKGLYRFKNNETKMILPTGRTAASSTNDNKLVFFGASDGLYVYNVEKDSAEKYGPITDGIVSIVTDETGKTIHFISDDHKLYKVTNNGEKKEAVKEIEDAVNMVVDDEGVIYYYNSKNEIFIKTGDGLVRAQNLPENPKSVRLIRPPFFLSDSVALVCDNSVYMLHVNGTSEKYFLDFSSESMPTAFGLEGVFAVYYGHDKKLYEFYLLGIKNNHDFDRIRAITDKITEKAENRKHTLGSKKD